In the genome of Megalops cyprinoides isolate fMegCyp1 chromosome 7, fMegCyp1.pri, whole genome shotgun sequence, one region contains:
- the dclre1b gene encoding 5' exonuclease Apollo, producing the protein MNGKVIPHTPLAVDFWQVRKCSHVRLFFLSHMHSDHTVGLTSSWTNRPIYCSPVTAKLLKLKLQVKEKWVHPLELGEAHMLPLDDICKETLTVTLIDANHCPGAVMFLFQGYFGTILYTGDFRYTPAMLREPCLRTHTDIDVLYLDNTNCDPTRSLPSRQRATQQIKEIIRAHPGHNVVIGLYALGKESLLVELALEFRTWVEVSLERLETLRVLELPDVFTTEPGAGRIRAVEQSEIGAANLALWNRQHPTLAILPTSRPMVSFHPSVHVVPYSDHSSYQELEDFVSALRPAALIPIVGTYLTCFSSLLSPRKKRRELLVPESVRRYMAMAPQLEAPSEAPPPGCRLVARPRRPAPCGVVFESPPRNRGLPGAEGKEVGLLEPNPPEEADTQPGLLLTELASRVPPSFAFCRGPGEEVRVQDGWSWNGGQVISAEVEMAETLPLSQLTQVHSFYTPMVELRHPAVSLKPKNPSPHRPAALRLCPIPLSPKRKTREGTPQSDGALSEESRSPGGTPAKNMRRPGEEVRVQDGWRWNDGQVISTEVEMAETLPLSQLTQVHSFYTPVVELRHPAVSLKPKNPSPHRPAALRLCPIPLSPTRKTREGTPQSDRALSEESHSPGGTPAKKMRTAAGDSIPTMPCSAVQSEFDRQSQSHDSERPRLSLLEDGLTFPTEEVTCRWRQTSAGPPTGRSDSLLSLPLLPCGRRRGPGTVAAARGHRRPREP; encoded by the exons ATGAACGGTAAAGTCATACCCCACACCCCGCTGGCAGTGGACTTCTGGCAGGTGCGGAAGTGTAGCCACGTCCGTCTGTTCTTCCTTTCTCACATGCACAGTGACCACACTGTGGGCCTGACCTCTTCCTGGACCAACCGGCCCATCTACTGCTCGCCCGTCACCGCGAAGTTACTGAAACTCAAACTACAG GTGAAGGAAAAATGGGTCCACCCTCTGGAGCTCGGAGAGGCTCACATGCTTCCGCTAGACGACATATGCAAGGAAACGCTGACCGTCACCTTAATAGATGCCAACCACTGCCCCGGCGCTGTCATGTTCCTCTTCCAGGGCTACTTTGGCACCATTCTCTACACAG GGGACTTCCGCTACACGCCGGCCATGCTGCGGGAGCCGTGCCTGAGGACGCACACGGACATCGACGTCCTGTACCTGGACAACACCAACTGTGACCCCACCCGTAGCCTGCCCTCCCGCCAGCGCGCCACCCAGCAGATCAAGGAGATCATCCGCGCACACCCCGGGCACAACGTGGTCATCG GCCTGTACGCTCTGGGGAAAGAGAGTCTGCTGGTGGAGCTGGCCCTGGAGTTCAGAACGTGGGTGGAGGTAAGCCTGGAGAGGCTGGAGACGCTCCGCGTGCTGGAGCTGCCCGACGTGTTTACCACCGAGCCGGGCGCCGGCCGCATCCGCGCCGTGGAGCAGTCGGAGATCGGCGCCGCCAACCTGGCGCTGTGGAACCGGCAGCACCCCACGCTGGCCATCCTGCCCACCAGCCGTCCCATGGTGTCCTTCCACCCCAGCGTACACGTGGTGCCCTACTCCGACCACTCCTCCtaccaggagctggaggacttCGTCTCGGCCCTGCGCCCTGCCGCTCTCATACCCATCGTGGGTACCTACCTGAcctgcttctcctccctcctcagccCCCGTAAGAAGCGGCGTGAGCTGCTGGTGCCAGAGTCAGTCCGTCGCTACATGGCGATGGCACCTCAGCTTGAAGCCCCGTCTGAAGCACCGCCCCCTGGCTGCCGCCTGGTAGCTCGCCCGCGTCGCCCCGCCCCCTGCGGGGTGGTGTTCGAGTCGCCCCCGCGCAACCGTGGGCTGCCCGGGGcagaggggaaggaggtgggGCTCCTGGAGCCAAATCCTCCTGAGGAAGCGGACACCCAGCCGGGCCTCCTGCTCACGGAGCTGGCCTCCAGAGTCCCGCCTTCTTTCGCCTTCTGCAGGGGACCgggggaggaggtgagggtTCAGGATGGATGGAGCTGGAATGGTGGTCAGGTGATATCGGCTGAGGTAGAGATGGCAGAGACCCTTCCCCTCAGTCAGCTGACCCAGGTACACTCCTTCTACACCCCTATGGTGGAGCTGAGACACCCGGCTGTCTCCCTGAAGCCCAAGAACCCAAGCCCTCATCGCCCGGCTGCCCTGCGCCTCTGCCCCATCCCCCTGTCACCAAAGAGGAAGACGAGGGAAGGGACGCCCCAATCAGACGGAGCATTGTCAGAGGAGTCCCGCTCACCGGGTGGAACACCTGCCAAAAACATGAGGCGACcaggagaggaggtgagggtTCAGGATGGATGGCGCTGGAACGATGGTCAGGTGATATCGACTGAGGTAGAGATGGCAGAGACCCTTCCCCTCAGTCAGCTGACCCAGGTGCACTCCTTTTACACCCCTGTGGTGGAGCTGAGACACCCGGCTGTCTCCCTGAAGCCCAAGAACCCAAGCCCTCATCGCCCGGCTGCCCTGCGCCTCTGCCCCATCCCCCTGTCACCAACGAGGAAGACGAGGGAAGGGACGCCCCAATCGGACAGAGCATTGTCAGAGGAGTCCCACTCGCCGGGTGGAACACCTGCCAAAAAAATGAGAACTGCAGCTGGGGACagcattcccacaatgccctgctctGCCGTGCAGTCCGAATTTGACAGGCAGAGCCAGTCACATGACTCCGAGAGGCCACGGCTGTCCCTGCTGGAGGATGGCCTCACCTTCCCCACGGAGGAGGTCACTTGCAG
- the LOC118781161 gene encoding bcl-2-like protein 15 — MAPRDIQEQTALIIRCLFDDSPASFRNMSDIEPDGTGDDDDFDPVIIADQLRKLGDDFEEKFIQPLIKDVQQAAANQVETAFSNSVQSLCKTWVAKGADVAPEMRMLRASISLGLYVKSNYPEMIGVIQNAMTSFINNHVAPWVDQVGGWDNVAE, encoded by the exons ATGGCACCGAGAGACATACAGGAACAAACTGCTCTTATTATCCGATGTCTTTTTGACGACAGCCCTGCTTCATTTAGGAATATGTCAGATATCGAGCCGGACGGGACCGGAGACG ATGATGACTTTGACCCTGTCATAATTGCTGATCAACTCCGCAAGCTAGGGGATGACTTTGAGGAGAAGTTTATCCAGCCTCTTATAAAAGATGTACAACAGGCAGCAGCAAACCAG GTGGAGACGGCCTTTAGCAATAGCGTGCAGAGCCTGTGTAAGACCTGGGTGGCAAAGGGAGCGGACGTGGCCCCTGAGATGCGGATGCTGAGAGCCTCGATCTCGCTGGGACTATACGTGAAGAGCAACTACCCGGAAATGATAGGCGTCATCCAGAATGCCATGACCAGCTTCATCAACAACCATGTGGCCCCTTGGGTGGATCAGGTCGGGGGCTGG GACAATGTGGCTGAGTAA